The Breoghania sp. L-A4 sequence CTCATGCAGCTCGCCGAAAATCAGCTCCACGCCAAGCTCGTCGGGCTCGACCTGGTAGAAACCGGTCGCCAGCCACACGCCAATCGCGACGATCACCGCCAGCACGACGCCCTTGGCGCCGAGATTGCCGCCGCCGCCGGGCAGGACGCTCTTGAGCTTGTCCTGGCTGCGCCTCAGGAGCTCTTCAAGATCGGGCGGGTTGCCGCCGCTTCCACGCTGCGAGCCGCCGCCCCAGGGACCTTGTCCGCCCCCGTTTCCTCCCCAAGGGCCGCCACTGCCACCCTTCCGGCCGCCGCCGCTTTGGTTGCTCCAAGGCATCAATATATCCTTTTCCGCCGGTCCTCCCGTCCCGCGCGGCGGTGCGCCGCGGGTTCGGGGGCCTCGATCATAATTTGGTCGTTCCCGTGCCGCGTTATAGGCGACTTGCCGGGCGCTTTCAACGAATTGCCTGACGTTGCGCCCACACGCGGTGTGTGCCGCCGCTCGGCGCAAACAGCTCCTCCTCCCGATTCCGGGTGGAACGCGCCATGGCGCACCCACCTCGCAATTGGGTTTTCACATTTGGAATTCAAGCCTTGGCAGAATTCAGAAGCTCAGCACACTTGAGATCGCGAGCGAATGCGCGGCGCCGCACCCCCCCTCAGACGGGCCTGCGGCGGTAAACGACCACTTCGATCGCGGCGCTGTCGCGCGGATCGCGCTCCACCGGCTCGCGCGAGCATTCGCGCCACTGAGCGGGGTCGATGTCGGGAAACCGCGCGTCCCCTCCGGCGCCGCCTCGACTTCCGTGACATAGAGCGTTTGCGCCCGGTCGATGGCCTCAGCATAGATCTGCCCACCGCCAATCACCATGATTTCCCCGCCCTCGCCTGCGGCATCCTCGGCGGCGCGCAGGGCCTCCTCCAGAGAGGCGACCACAGTCGCGCCCTCGGCCGAAAAATCCGCATCCCGCGTGATAACGACGTTCATCCGGCCCGGCAACGCCCGGCCAATGGACTGGAACGTCTTGCGGCCCATGACGATGGGCTTGCCCAGGGTCAACGCCTTGAACCGCTTCAGGTCGGACGTGAGATGCCACGGCATGTCGTTATCGCGGCCGATGACACCGTTCGTCGCGACGGCGGCAATGAGGGAAATCGTGTGGGTCAAAGTAATTCCCGGTTGGAAAACGTGCCGTATCATATCCGATGAAAGGCCCCGCAACGGGCCCAATCCTCAGGGGAGCAATCGCGCGGTATGCCGGGCGATGGCCAGCGATGAGGTCAGCCCCGGCGATTCGATGCCGAACAACGCCACGAGCCCAGCAATACCATGATCCTTCGGACCCTGAATGCAAAAATCCACTGCTGGCTCGCCCTTGCCCGAGAGTTTCGGGCGCACGCCCGCATAGTCGGGCTGAAGCGCGCCATCCGCGAGATCGGGATAGTAGCTGCGGATCGCCCCGTAGAACTCCTCCGCGCGCGCCGGATCGACCGAAAAGTCGGGCTCCGCGTCCCAGTCCACGTCGGGTCCGAATTTCACCTGTCCGCCGAGATCCAGGGTGGCATGGGTGCCGAGACCGCCGGGCACGGGGACAGGGTAGATCAGGTGGTTGAACGGCGCACGGCCGGCGATGTTGAAATAGTTGCCCTTGATCTTGTGGATCGGCGGAATTCGCGTCACCGGATAGCCGTCGATGGCATCGGCCACGTCCTGGGCGCCAAGGGCTGCCGCGATCACCACCTGACGCGCGCGCAGGTCCATCGGCTCGGCGCCGCCCACGCAAATCTCGATGCCGCCGTCCACGACGCGGCCGCCCGTGACCGGCGCATTGAAGGCGACCATGGCGCCATGGCTTTCCGCGTCGCCCTGCAGCGCCAGCATCAGGCCGTGCGCGTCGATGATGCCGGAGGAGGGCGACAGGATCGCGCCGACGCAGGCGACATTGGGCTCAAGCTCCCGCGCCTCGTCGCGGCCTATCAGGCGCAGGTCGGTCACGCCGTTGCGGCGTCCCTGCGCGAGGATCCCATCAAGCCGCGCCAGTTGCGCCTCGTCGCAGGCGACGATCAGCTTGCCGATGCGGTCGTGGGCGACGCCGTGGCTGGCGCAATAGTCGTAGAGCAGCGCCTTGCCTTCAACCGCCAGCCGCGTCTTCAGCCAGGCGCTGTCGTAATAGATGCCGGCGTGGATGACCTCGGAATTGCGCGAAGACACTTCCGAACCGATCAGCCCGTGCCGCTCCAGCACAATCACCTCATGGCCGGCCAGCGTCAGTTCGCGCGCCACCGCCAGTCCCACGACGCCCGCGCCGATGACGACCGTATCGACGGTTTCCGTCATACCGCCACCGGCGCCTTGATGTGCGGATGCGGGTCGTAGTTCTCCAGCGCGAAATCCTCGAAGATGAAGCCGAAGAGATCGGTCACATCCGGATTCAGCCGCATCACCGGCAGAGGACGCAGCGCGCGCGACAACTGCTCGCGCGCCTGCTCGAAATGGTTGGAATAGAGATGCGCATCGCCCAGCGTGTGGACGAAATCGCCCGGCGCATAACCGGTCACCTGCGCCACCATCAGCGTCAGCAACGCATAAGACGCGATGTTGAACGGCACGCCGAGAAACACGTCGGCCGAGCGCTGGTAGAGCTGGCAGGAGAGTTTTCCGTCGGCGACATAGAACTGGAACAGCGCATGGCACGGCGGCAGCGCCATCTGGTCGACGAGCGCCGGGTTCCAGGCGGAGACGATCAGCCGGCGGCTGTCGGGATTTTTTCGAATCTGCTCGAGCAGGTTCGAAATCTGGTCGATGGCGCCGCCGGCATCGCCCGGCGTAGGCGCGGGCCACGAGCGCCACTGGGCGCCGTAGACAGGACCGAGATCGCCGTTCTCGTCGGCCCATTCGTCCCAGATGGAAACACCGTTGTCCTTGAGATAGGCGATGTTGGTGTCGCCCTTCAGAAACCACAGAAGCTCATGGACGATCGACTTCAGGTGCAGCTTCTTGGTAGTTACCAGCGGAAAGCCTTGCGCCAGATCGAACCGCATCTGGTGCCCGAAGACGGACTTTGTGCCCGTGCCGGTGCGGTCGGTCTTGGTCGCGCCGTCGTCAAGAATGCGCTGCATCAGGTCGAGATATTGCCGCATCGAGGGCGTGTGCTCCGCTTGCATCGTCGATTCGTCATCAGCACCTAGGGTCTGCCCGTCTCCAATCCAAGGCAAGAGGCATCGCATCCGCGGGCGCATCCTTCCAACATTGCGGCGGCGCATCGCGCCTGCGCACAGGAATACGCAGACCAGCCCTTTTCACGAGGCCCCCCGCCCCTATATTCACCGTGTCGGCGCAAGTCGGCTATGGCGATAAACGGTGAGTGAAATAAGCCTTTCGGACCCGGGGGCGGTACCCGGCGCCTCCACCCAAGCCCATGAACGTCCAGTGGACAAACGTGGGTTTCGGCGGGGCGAAATAGGATCGACGAGGGTGTAAAGACTTTTCTTTCGCTCGGCATGGTTCCGCCGTTATCGGGCCAAACCTGTAGTTGCAAATGACAACTATGCTATGGACAACGCTGTCGCTGCGTAATGCAGTGCCGGTAGTCCGCTTAAGCCCTTGCGGTTAGCACCGTAAGGCGGGGTTTGAAGGCACCTGGCAACAGAAGCCTTCGCTTCCATCACACGTGCGTGCATGACAGCCGGGGCCCAGCCAGCCCGGCCGCCGGATTGATACGACTCGACGGATCGCGTTTCCAGATAACCTCTTGCGGGAAAACGGCCGTCATTGAACAATGCGGCGGGCTACGCACTTTCTTTTTGCGGCGCGACGGTTCATGTTCGTCGCACGCTTCACACGATTCCGGCAGTGCTAAAGTCAGACCATGTCCGAAGACCTGATCCGTTACGATATCGTCATTCAGGACGCCCTGCGCGGCGCCGTTCGCAAGATTTTGGAAGAAGTGCTGCGCACCGGCCTGCCCGGCGAACATCATTTCTACATTGCCTTCGACACGACGGCCCCAGGCGTGCGCATTTCGCCGCGGATCCGCGAACGCTACCCGCAGGAAATGACCGTGGTCATGCAGCACCAGTTCTGGGATCTGGTCGTCGGCGAGCACACGTTCGAAGTCGGCCTGTCGTTCAACGGCATCCCCGAGCGGTTGGTGATCCCCTTCTCCGCCATCAAGGGCTTCTTCGACCCGTCGGTGCAGTTCGCGCTCGAATTCGAGCCCGGCAAGACGGCCGAGGAACTGCCCGAGGAAATCCGCGCCGCGGGCGACGCAGCACAAACGCTGGAACGTGTCGCCGAGCTGACCGAACGCGACGATGAGGCGAAGACCGTGACCCCGCTCGCCCTCGCCAAGACATCGGTCGCGGACGAGGACACGGCGGAGCCCGTCCGGCCGGCAAAGGACGCGTCCGCGGAGGCCGCTGGCGGCAAGAGCGACGACAAGAGCGAAAAATCCGGCGACAAGGACGGCGCGGACGTCGTGTCGCTCGACGCTTTCCGCAAGAAGAGCTGATCCCGGGAGCAGCCGGACCGTGTCCGGCCCGCTCGCGCCAGGCGCCGCACGATCCAATCCGCCCTTGGCAACCCTCGAACCTGACATGACATCACGGCTGCCCGTTCGCCACGGGCGGCGACTGGGAGTTCGACAATGGCCGAAACACGCCTGGAATCCGACACGTTTGGCGACATCGCGGTTCCCGCGGATCGCTACTGGGGCGCGCAGACCCAGCGCTCGATCGAGAATTTCCCGATCGGCACGCAGACCATGCCCGCAGCCCTTGTCCATGCCCTGGGCCTCGTCAAGCAGGCGGCGGCGACCGTCAATGCGGGTCTCGGCAAGCTGCCGTCCGACATCGCCGACGCCATCGTGCAGGCGGCCGGCGAAGTCGCCACCG is a genomic window containing:
- a CDS encoding NAD(P)/FAD-dependent oxidoreductase, giving the protein MTETVDTVVIGAGVVGLAVARELTLAGHEVIVLERHGLIGSEVSSRNSEVIHAGIYYDSAWLKTRLAVEGKALLYDYCASHGVAHDRIGKLIVACDEAQLARLDGILAQGRRNGVTDLRLIGRDEARELEPNVACVGAILSPSSGIIDAHGLMLALQGDAESHGAMVAFNAPVTGGRVVDGGIEICVGGAEPMDLRARQVVIAAALGAQDVADAIDGYPVTRIPPIHKIKGNYFNIAGRAPFNHLIYPVPVPGGLGTHATLDLGGQVKFGPDVDWDAEPDFSVDPARAEEFYGAIRSYYPDLADGALQPDYAGVRPKLSGKGEPAVDFCIQGPKDHGIAGLVALFGIESPGLTSSLAIARHTARLLP
- a CDS encoding thymidylate synthase is translated as MRQYLDLMQRILDDGATKTDRTGTGTKSVFGHQMRFDLAQGFPLVTTKKLHLKSIVHELLWFLKGDTNIAYLKDNGVSIWDEWADENGDLGPVYGAQWRSWPAPTPGDAGGAIDQISNLLEQIRKNPDSRRLIVSAWNPALVDQMALPPCHALFQFYVADGKLSCQLYQRSADVFLGVPFNIASYALLTLMVAQVTGYAPGDFVHTLGDAHLYSNHFEQAREQLSRALRPLPVMRLNPDVTDLFGFIFEDFALENYDPHPHIKAPVAV
- a CDS encoding ClpXP protease specificity-enhancing factor SspB, which codes for MSEDLIRYDIVIQDALRGAVRKILEEVLRTGLPGEHHFYIAFDTTAPGVRISPRIRERYPQEMTVVMQHQFWDLVVGEHTFEVGLSFNGIPERLVIPFSAIKGFFDPSVQFALEFEPGKTAEELPEEIRAAGDAAQTLERVAELTERDDEAKTVTPLALAKTSVADEDTAEPVRPAKDASAEAAGGKSDDKSEKSGDKDGADVVSLDAFRKKS